The Agarilytica rhodophyticola genome has a window encoding:
- a CDS encoding SDR family NAD(P)-dependent oxidoreductase, with protein sequence MTLFDLTGKLALVTGCKRGIGKAMALGLAQAGADIIGVSASLELFDSELEKEVNALGRKFFAYQADFSERDTLYKFIHQVNADHQRIDILVNNAGTILRAPVAEHSDEYWDKVMEVNLNAQFILSREIGKRMLSRKQGKIIFTASLLSYQGGITVPGYAASKGGIAQLVMALSNEWAGHGINVNGIAPGYIATDNTEALRDDVQRSQAILNRIPQGRWGEPKDFMGPAVFLSSSAADYVNGAILLVDGGWMGR encoded by the coding sequence ATGACCTTATTCGATTTGACAGGAAAACTAGCATTAGTTACTGGCTGTAAGCGTGGTATAGGCAAGGCCATGGCCTTGGGATTGGCACAAGCTGGGGCGGATATCATAGGCGTTTCTGCCAGTCTTGAGCTATTTGATTCCGAGCTTGAAAAGGAGGTGAATGCCTTAGGGAGAAAGTTCTTTGCATACCAAGCTGACTTCTCTGAGCGAGATACACTTTATAAGTTTATTCACCAAGTTAATGCGGATCACCAACGTATTGATATTCTTGTAAATAATGCTGGCACCATTTTGCGCGCTCCCGTCGCTGAGCATAGTGATGAATATTGGGATAAAGTAATGGAAGTTAATCTGAATGCGCAATTTATTTTAAGCCGTGAAATTGGCAAAAGAATGTTGAGCCGTAAGCAAGGTAAGATAATATTTACTGCATCTTTACTTAGTTATCAAGGTGGTATTACCGTACCTGGTTATGCTGCGAGCAAGGGTGGTATCGCGCAACTAGTTATGGCGCTCTCTAATGAGTGGGCTGGTCACGGTATTAACGTTAATGGCATTGCGCCAGGATATATTGCTACTGACAATACTGAAGCATTGCGCGATGATGTTCAGAGATCTCAGGCAATACTGAATCGTATCCCTCAGGGACGTTGGGGCGAGCCCAAAGATTTTATGGGGCCAGCTGTATTTCTGTCGTCTTCGGCAGCAGACTATGTGAATGGCGCGATTTTATTAGTAGATGGTGGTTGGATGGGGAGATGA